One genomic region from Croceicoccus sp. YJ47 encodes:
- a CDS encoding pyridoxamine 5'-phosphate oxidase family protein: MAQTDTAHHLDHIAKAMKDIDFVMLNTHTKGGRIGARPMSNNRQVDYDGDSYYFTWEKSRMVEDIEADPNVGLSLQGKGSPDGAPGIFIAIEGEAKIVRDKAAFAEHWVDELDRWFEDGIDTDGVVMLHVAASRAAYWDGEDEGDFEIA; the protein is encoded by the coding sequence ATGGCGCAAACAGACACGGCACATCATCTCGACCATATCGCAAAGGCGATGAAGGACATCGATTTCGTCATGCTCAACACCCATACGAAGGGTGGCCGGATCGGCGCCCGTCCGATGAGCAACAACCGCCAGGTCGATTACGACGGCGACAGCTATTATTTCACCTGGGAAAAATCCCGCATGGTGGAGGATATCGAGGCCGATCCGAACGTCGGCCTGTCGCTCCAGGGCAAGGGATCGCCCGATGGCGCGCCCGGCATCTTCATCGCGATCGAGGGCGAGGCGAAGATCGTGCGCGACAAGGCCGCGTTTGCCGAACACTGGGTCGACGAACTCGATCGCTGGTTCGAGGACGGGATCGACACCGACGGCGTGGTCATGCTGCACGTGGCGGCCAGCCGCGCGGCCTATTGGGATGGCGAGGACGAAGGCGACTTCGAGATCGCATGA
- the mutS gene encoding DNA mismatch repair protein MutS produces MAGGPTPMMAQYLALKSQAGDCLLFYRMGDFFELFFDDARRAAAVLDIALTSRGEHDGAPVPMCGVPVHAAESYLARLIRAGCRVAIAEQVETPAEAKERTKREGGGSKVLVRRDIVRFVTAGTLTEDNLLESRRANMLVALAPLRDRVGIAAVDISTGSMILESHEAGGVAAALSRIGASEIVVPEGWEFAPDGAPADATARPAAEFASDRGEARLTSLHGVSTLDGFGAFDRAALAAAGGLIAYLDHVGRGQLPLLLPPQARAADGHLAMDEATRASLEILQSASGTRSGSLIDCVDRCLTGAGARLLAEDLSAPLAEADAIRERLAAVDRLYGDALLREDLRGLMRGLPDIARALGRVVAGRGSPRDLGQIRDGLGLAYDLHLLLEEMGERPALFERLRPALTGHGALVETLLRALIETPPTERAQGGYIAKGYDAALDELRDIAKNGRQAIAALEQDYRDTTGIAALRIKHNGVLGYFIEVPSRHADALMAADSGFTHRQTMQSAVRFNALALHEQASRIAEAGGRALAAEDAHFEELVAMTAALAGEIAATAHALARIDVCAGQAERAAEGGWVRPDIADAPCLDIRGGRHPVVEAALAKGRDRFVANDCALSDTDRLWLIGGPNMGGKSTFLRQNALIVLLAQAGGFVPAESATIGLVDRLFSRVGASDNLAKGRSTFMVEMVETAAILSQATDRSFVILDEVGRGTSTYDGLALAWAVAESMHGMVGCRCLFATHYHELSRLAETCEALSLHHVRAREWKGDLVLLHELAEGPADRSYGLAVARLAGVPAPVIARAKKVLEKLEKGRAETGGLAAGLGELPLFAAAAEAEEQQCDTLRDTLAALDVDALSPRDALDMLYRLKREAAD; encoded by the coding sequence ATGGCAGGCGGCCCCACCCCGATGATGGCGCAATATCTCGCGTTGAAGAGCCAGGCCGGCGATTGCCTGCTGTTCTATCGCATGGGCGATTTCTTCGAACTGTTTTTCGACGATGCGCGCCGCGCCGCCGCCGTGCTCGACATCGCCTTGACGAGCCGGGGCGAACACGATGGCGCGCCGGTGCCGATGTGCGGTGTGCCGGTGCATGCGGCGGAAAGCTATCTTGCCCGGCTGATCCGTGCAGGGTGCCGGGTCGCCATCGCCGAACAGGTCGAAACCCCGGCCGAAGCGAAAGAGCGCACCAAGCGCGAGGGTGGCGGCTCCAAGGTGCTGGTCCGGCGGGACATCGTGCGCTTCGTGACCGCCGGCACGCTGACCGAGGATAATCTGCTCGAATCGCGCAGGGCCAACATGCTGGTCGCGCTGGCGCCGCTGCGCGACCGGGTGGGTATCGCGGCGGTGGACATTTCGACAGGGTCGATGATCCTCGAAAGTCACGAGGCGGGCGGCGTCGCGGCGGCGCTGTCGCGGATCGGGGCGAGCGAGATCGTCGTGCCGGAAGGGTGGGAATTCGCACCCGATGGCGCGCCCGCCGATGCCACCGCGCGCCCGGCGGCGGAGTTTGCCTCCGACAGGGGGGAGGCGCGGCTGACATCGCTGCACGGGGTGTCGACGCTCGACGGGTTCGGCGCGTTCGACCGGGCGGCGCTGGCGGCGGCAGGCGGGCTGATTGCCTATCTCGACCATGTCGGACGCGGGCAATTGCCGCTGCTGCTGCCCCCACAGGCGCGGGCGGCGGACGGCCATCTCGCCATGGACGAGGCGACGCGGGCCAGTCTCGAAATTCTGCAATCGGCATCGGGCACGCGTTCGGGCAGCCTGATCGATTGCGTCGACAGGTGCCTGACCGGGGCGGGCGCGCGCCTGCTCGCCGAGGATCTGTCCGCCCCGCTGGCCGAGGCGGATGCGATCCGCGAACGGCTGGCGGCGGTGGACCGGCTTTACGGCGATGCCCTGCTGCGCGAGGATCTGCGCGGGTTGATGCGCGGCCTGCCCGATATTGCGCGCGCGCTCGGCCGGGTGGTCGCCGGGCGGGGCAGCCCGCGCGACCTCGGGCAAATTCGCGACGGGCTCGGCCTCGCCTACGATCTTCACCTGCTGCTGGAGGAAATGGGCGAGCGTCCGGCGCTGTTCGAACGGCTTCGCCCTGCGCTCACCGGCCATGGCGCCCTGGTGGAAACGCTTCTGCGCGCGCTGATCGAAACGCCGCCGACCGAGCGGGCACAGGGCGGCTATATCGCGAAGGGTTACGATGCCGCGCTCGACGAATTGCGCGACATCGCAAAGAACGGGCGGCAGGCCATCGCCGCGCTCGAACAGGATTACCGCGATACGACCGGCATCGCCGCGCTCAGGATCAAGCACAATGGCGTGCTCGGCTATTTCATCGAGGTGCCTTCGCGCCATGCCGATGCACTGATGGCGGCGGACAGCGGCTTTACCCATCGGCAGACGATGCAGAGCGCGGTCCGCTTCAACGCGCTGGCCCTCCACGAACAGGCGAGCCGCATTGCCGAGGCCGGCGGACGCGCGCTCGCCGCCGAGGATGCGCATTTCGAGGAGCTGGTCGCGATGACCGCCGCCCTTGCCGGCGAGATCGCCGCCACGGCCCATGCGCTCGCCCGGATCGACGTGTGCGCAGGACAGGCGGAGCGCGCCGCGGAGGGCGGATGGGTGCGGCCCGACATCGCCGATGCCCCCTGCCTCGACATTCGCGGCGGGCGGCACCCGGTGGTGGAGGCCGCGCTGGCCAAGGGGCGGGACCGTTTCGTCGCCAATGATTGCGCGCTGTCGGACACGGACCGGCTCTGGCTCATCGGCGGGCCGAACATGGGCGGCAAATCGACATTCCTGCGGCAAAACGCGCTGATCGTCCTGCTCGCGCAGGCGGGCGGTTTCGTGCCGGCCGAGAGCGCGACGATCGGCCTCGTCGACCGGTTGTTCAGCCGGGTCGGCGCGTCGGACAATCTGGCGAAGGGGCGCTCCACCTTCATGGTCGAAATGGTGGAAACCGCCGCCATCCTGTCGCAGGCGACCGACCGCAGCTTCGTCATCCTCGACGAGGTCGGGCGCGGGACCTCCACCTATGACGGGCTGGCGCTGGCGTGGGCGGTGGCGGAAAGCATGCATGGCATGGTGGGGTGCCGGTGCCTGTTCGCGACGCATTACCATGAACTTTCGCGCCTTGCCGAAACATGCGAGGCATTGTCGCTCCACCATGTCCGCGCGCGGGAGTGGAAGGGCGATCTCGTCCTCCTGCACGAGCTGGCGGAGGGGCCGGCGGATCGCAGCTACGGGCTTGCGGTTGCGCGGCTGGCGGGTGTGCCCGCGCCCGTCATCGCGCGGGCGAAAAAAGTGCTGGAAAAGCTGGAGAAAGGACGCGCGGAAACGGGCGGGCTCGCGGCGGGGCTGGGCGAATTGCCGCTGTTCGCTGCCGCCGCCGAAGCGGAGGAGCAGCAGTGCGACACGCTGCGCGACACGCTCGCCGCGCTCGACGTCGATGCGCTGTCGCCGCGCGATGCGCTCGACATGCTCTACCGGTTGAAGCGCGAGGCCGCCGATTGA